One window of the Zygotorulaspora mrakii chromosome 6, complete sequence genome contains the following:
- the MNT3 gene encoding alpha-1,3-mannosyltransferase MNT3 (similar to Saccharomyces cerevisiae MNT3 (YIL014W); ancestral locus Anc_7.123): MTSILRPVGRSRLFKGWFLRRILLLLSVTLITYLALSNSQLDDEEFGGYAHARHAREFSPFHWIQRRMDKATADANKSKPSWLNPFSYLPLTSGITAVESKVLLNWEDISKAQKCRYMIDAIYRTNGDWSNSRITEFSGQDLDDVLISLLGERLRLFNYCFASTEKTTIQQVLDVKSVLNPSDSLGISPNDFLRRMFPFLRDVNASDEPLWPIITDLKTGLKLAIPEVPADFNENFWFYWREYSQGRGIVITLAESTKTLFFNQLKVLDYMKNKLPIQVVTKGTEFSAEFVEELSNVVRTSEQRVYLVDCATVLDSDFSQRFVVNVINKWLAVIFNTFEEMVLLDVDAVPFISLDVFLDDPQYKLNGMLLYKDRNMPSEHTLGYCIDMLAEVEPSYQEENLINSKLKFAINEVSFDDDSEEATVFRGFFHNKFLHHVDSGLVVINKSSNLNGLLFSFMLNLDAKMRRCVYGDKEIFWLGQLFAGQSYAIYPVDGGIIGPLVEVPAEKSSTSIYQICGAQMAHSSRNDQLLWTNGGLKTCKITNSADADFQKDFDYFENRYENAENLRSIYDSSLRIEGLIIPNTSENPWMQLQECSGYIYCATALKDRDSFEETGHLITFEEETQKKLSEIAHIWNRS, translated from the coding sequence ATGACTTCAATACTGCGACCTGTCGGAAGGTCGAGACTTTTCAAAGGCTGGTTTTTGAGGAGAATTTTGTTACTACTTTCTGTAACCTTGATCACTTATTTGGCGCTTTCCAATAGTCAACTCGATGACGAGGAATTCGGGGGTTATGCTCATGCAAGACATGCTCGCGAGTTTTCACCGTTTCATTGGATACAAAGAAGAATGGACAAGGCGACTGCTGATGCCAATAAATCGAAACCGTCGTGGCTAAATCCGTTCAGCTATTTGCCTTTAACATCTGGCATAACAGCAGTTGAATCTAAGGTGCTATTAAACTGGGAGGATATCTCCAAAGCACAAAAGTGTAGATACATGATCGATGCCATATATCGGACTAATGGAGACTGGAGTAACAGCAGAATAACAGAATTTTCGGGTCAAGATTTGGACGATGTATTGATATCACTATTGGGCGAAAGATTAAGATTATTTAACTATTGTTTTGCGTCTACCGAAAAGACCACAATACAACAAGTATTAGACGTCAAGAGTGTATTGAACCCCAGTGACTCACTGGGTATTTCGCCGAATGATTTCCTGCGAAGAATGTTTCCCTTTTTAAGAGATGTAAATGCAAGTGATGAACCACTGTGGCCTATCATAACGGATTTAAAAACTGGTTTGAAACTAGCAATACCAGAAGTGCCGGCTGACTTTAATGAGAATTTTTGGTTTTACTGGAGAGAGTATTCTCAAGGAAGAGGGATTGTGATAACTTTAGCTGAAAGCACCAAGAccctttttttcaatcagCTAAAAGTGTTGGATTACATGAAGAATAAATTGCCTATTCAAGTTGTTACGAAAGGAACTGAGTTTTCTGCAGAGTTTGTCGAAGAACTGTCAAATGTCGTCAGGACATCAGAGCAGCGTGTTTATCTTGTTGACTGCGCAACTGTGCTGGATTCTGACTTTTCGCAAAGATTTGTTGTGAATGTTATCAATAAATGGTTAGCGGTTATTTTCAATACATTTGAAGAGATGGTCCTCCTCGACGTTGATGCTGTTCCATTCATTTCATTAGACGTATTTTTGGATGATCCTCAGTACAAATTGAACGGAATGCTGCTCTATAAGGATAGAAACATGCCAAGCGAACATACATTGGGATATTGCATTGATATGCTAGCTGAGGTAGAACCATCttatcaagaagaaaatttaatcaatagtaaattgaaatttgcCATCAATGAAGTGAGCTTCGATGATGATAGTGAAGAAGCTACAGTTTTCAGAGGTTTCTTTCACAataaatttcttcatcatgTGGATAGTGGATTAGTCGTGATAAATAAATCGAGTAACTTGAATGGACTACTCTTTTCCTTCATGCTCAATCTAGATGCCAAAATGAGAAGATGTGTCTATGGCgataaagaaattttttggctAGGTCAGTTATTCGCAGGACAGAGTTATGCTATTTATCCTGTGGATGGAGGTATTATTGGGCCGCTCGTTGAGGTGCCAGCTGAAAAGAGTTCGACTTCAATATATCAGATATGCGGCGCTCAGATGGCCCATAGCAGCCGAAATGATCAATTACTATGGACAAACGGCGGTCTGAAAACCTGCAAGATCACAAACAGTGCAGACGCggattttcaaaaagatttcgattattttgaaaatagatATGAGAACGctgaaaatttgagaaGTATCTATGATTCCTCGCTAAGAATTGAAGGCTTAATTATACCTAATACGAGTGAAAATCCCTGGATGCAACTTCAAGAATGTAGTGGATACATTTATTGCGCAACTGCATTAAAGGATCGTGACTCTTTTGAGGAAACAGGTCATTTAATAACTTTTGAGGAGGAgacacaaaaaaaattgagcGAGATTGCGCATATTTGGAATCGATCTTAA